The genomic window GAAGCTGGCTCCGGCCACAGCATGGCACGCTGCAGATGATGCAGCAGCGTATCGCCCGATGGTCGCGCGGCACGCACATGGTGCATGCGCGGTGCCGTGCCGCCGGGTGACGGCGTGGTCAGGAGGCCGAGCAGTTCCCGCGATGCATGCCCGAACTGTTCGAACAGAGGCGAGTGCTCTTCACCCGGCCGCCAGTTCTCCCCATCGGGGATGAGCACGTAGAAACGCACGGGCACGAACCGCGCCACCGCCTGCAACAGACGGATGAACAGTGGCGGCAGCGTGGAGATGCCGAACACCGACAGTCTCGGCGGCAATCCTCCGGGAGCCACGGTCGCCTGCTCCAGACGTTCGATCGTCTGCAGGAACCACCGGGCGAAGTGCAGTGGCCGCTCTCCTTTGCCTTCGAGCAACCGCTGCCACAGCGCCCGCTGCCATGTGACATGCGGATTGTCGTGCGCCTCCGGCGATTCGGCGAGCGCTGCGTCACTCCCCGACTCCCAATCGAGCAGCCATTGCGGCCGATACAGGCGATATTCGTCGAAACGGCCGCTGATGCGACGGGCCAGTCCGTACCGTTTCACCGGGTCCGCCCGTGAGAGGAACTGCCGCAGCGGCGCATACACGGCCTCCCGCATCAACGCTTCGTCGCTGAGCAGCGAGAAGAGCCGCCAGGTGAGCGCTTCCTCCTCGAAGCGCGCGTCGATGGTCTGGAGGGGCTGCAGCGCGTCGGCCAGCGACCGGCAGAACGCCGCGGGAAACGGCAACCGCAACGACGCCGCACACCCGCGTCGCCGGGCCAATTGCTGCCGTACCCAACGTTCCATGCCCAGACTCTGCACCACCACGATATCGTCGTCGAACGGTGGCAACGGCATCGCGGTCAGGATCTGGTCGAGATGCTCCACCAGCGCGTATGGCGAATCACCGGTGACGATCTCCAGACCGGCCACGGTTTCGACGGTTTCCCTCACTCCCGCATTCACCTCGACACGCTCACGTCAATGCGCGATCGGCGGCGATCACGGCGTTGAGCAGCACATCGGCACCGTGCGCGACGTCTTCCGGCTTCGTGAATTCCCGCGGGGAGTGACTGATACCGCCCACGCTGGGCACGAAGATCATTCCCATCGGCGCGATATGCGCCACTTCCTGCGCATCATGCCCCGCGCCGCTGGGCATGCGCTGATGCGACAACCCCAGCGCGATGGCGCTCTGCTGGACGATGTCCATGATGCGGGGGTCGGAGAGTGCCGGCTGACTGTTGGCGTTGGTCGCGAACGCGAACGTCGTCCGCGTGGCTTCTCCGATCTCCTGGGCGATCTGCCGGAAGCGCGCCGCGAAACGCTCCAGTTTCGCGCCGTCGATATCGCGCAGATCGATCGTCATCACCACCTGCCCCGGAATGACGTTGGTGGTGTTCGGGGTCACGTTCACACGCCCGACGGTGGCCACCTGTCGCCCCGGTTCACCACGAATGGCCTCGTTGATGGCCACGGTGAAACGGGCCGCGGCCAGCATCGCATCCTGCCGCTGATCCATCGGCGTGGTGCCGGCATGATTGGAGAATCCCGTGATCGTGACCTCGAACCACCGCAACCCCACGATGCCTTCCACCACCCCGATCTGCCGGCCGCCCTGCTCCAGCAATCCACCCTGCTCGATGTGCAACTCCATGTAACAGGCCACATCGCCTTTCTTCTTCACACTCTCGCCGATGCGGTCCGGATCGCCTCCGATGAGGCGGATCCCTTCACGCAGCGTCTTTCCGGAGCGGGCGACACGCGCGAGGTCCTGCTCTGTGAGCAGCCCCACGAACCCCTGACTGCCGACGGTTCCACCCTCCTCGTTCTGCCACACCACCACATCGAGCGCATGCCGCAATCGCACACGCTGCTCCGCCAGCGACCGCGCCACTTCGATGGCGCTGAACGAACCCACGGGACCATCGAAGTTGCCGCCATCGGTGACCGAGTCGATGTGCGAGCCGATCATGATGGGTGCCAGCCTGGCATCCGTACCCGGCACCCGCGCGATGATGTTCCCCAGGGTATCGAGCCGCGGCGTCAGGCCGCTCTGACGGAACAGGTCGAGCGTGAAGCGACGTCCCTCCAGATCGGCCTCACTGTACGCCACCCGGTTGATGCCGCCCGCTGTGCGGCCGATGCGATCGAATTGCGCCAGCCAGCCATTGAGGCGATCCCCGTTGACCCGCACGGGCGCGACGGGACTCCCGACATCGGCACTGTCCCTCCCGCGTCCCCACGCCGCGCCGAACACCGACCCTGCGACCGGTGCCGCCGGCAATACGGCCGCGAGTGTGGCCGCGTGCTGCAGGAAGGTGCGACGATGCATCGGTTCTTCATCCCGGGAAATGGTCATGCAGCAACGCTAGCACCGCGCCGCACGATTGGCGCGGGGGCAGGGATCAACGGTGTGAGGGAGTCCGCCCGACGATAGCCTTCCGAGCCGGAATGAGACACTTTGCAATGACCGACGCCGTCACCGCTCCGCTGGCTCCAACACCTCCAATGACCCTACCGCCCGTCGACCCTTCCTCTGACGCGCCGTTCGCGGTGCCAGGCGCCGCCAACCAGGACCTCGGCTTCGGCCGGGTGGTGGCCCAGCAGACGCGCGGTCGTTTTCTCTCCAAGAACGGCCGTCTCACCGCCCGCAAGTACGGACTCGGCGCGCAGCGCACCGAACGGCTCTACCTCGAAGCGCTCAATACGCCGTGGAGCGTTTTCCTGCTCTGGACCGTTGGCGGTGTGCTGCTCATCAACGGCATCTTCGCGCTGGCCTACGGCTCGCTGGGCAGCGAGGCCATTGCCGGCACGGGCACGCTGGGACTCGACGATCCCTTCCTGCGCGCCTTCGTCTACAGCGTCGGTGCGTTCACCACCACCGGTACCGACGGATTGCACGCCGTGGGCAGTGCGGCGCATCTGCTCACCGTCGTGCAGACGCTGCTCGGGCCGCTCATCGGCATGATCGTCGCCGGTCTGGTGATCGCGCGCCTCACCCGGCCGCGCGCACGTCTGCGTTTCAGTGAGTCGGCGGTCATCGCTCCGTACGAAGGCGGCCGCGGCCTGATGTTCCGGTTCGTGAACGAGCTGCCCAGTGAACTCACCGACGTGCGGGTGGGCATGAGCCTGTCGTGGTACGAGGAGGTCGACGGCAAGCGCGAGCGCAACTTCCATCCGCTGCCGCTCGAGCGCGACAATGTCCCGTTCTTTCCGCTGCACTGGACCGTCGTGCACCCGATCACGGCCGAAAGCCCGTTGCACGGTGTCACACCCGAACGGCTGTGCAGCGGCGACGCCGAGATCCTCGTGCTCATCACGGCACACGAAGAAACGTTCTCCACGCACATCTCGGTGCGGACCTCCTATCGCTGGGACGAGATCACCTGGGACGCGCGATATGCCAGCATCTTCACCACCAGCACGGACGATGCGCTGGCCATCGACGTGGAACGCCTGAGTCGCTTCGAGCGGTTGCCCGAAGGCACCACCCGCGTGCCCCCCGCGGCGGAGGGTGTGGCGATCCCCTGACGGGATGCCCGGGATTCAGTGTGCGGCCACCTGGCGTGGATCGGTGTTGGCATCGACGTGATCGCCCCGCAGCGCGTCCAGATCGAGTTCCTGTTCGAGCTCACGCAGCACCTCGTCGGAGATCGCGCCTTCGTTGCGCAAACGGACGAGCAGACGCCGTTCCGCCTCCCGCATGCGTGAACGCACATGATGTCGCGCGTGCGCCGCCTGCGGATCGCGATGATGTTCCAGGCGTTCCCGCAGTTCGCTGCGCAGCCATGTCACGTCGGTCTGACTCAGCGCCCCTTCCCGCGCGGCGTCCTCGAGTTCTTCCGATGCACGACGCAGCGCTTCCATGCGGGCGAACTGCTCCTCGTCGTGATGCCGCGTTTCAGGCTGGAAATTGAACGCCCGGATGATCGGCGCCAGTGAGCATCCCTGCACGACCAGCGTGACGAGAATGACACTCATGGTCACGTACAGCACTTCCTCACGGAACGGGAACGCGCTGCCGTCGGCCAGCGTGAGCGGCAGGGCCAGCGCCGTGGCCAGTGAGACGATGCCCCGCATGCTGGTCCAGGCCACCAGCATCACCGCCTTGGGCGACACGGCCTCGCGACGTGCCCGGTCGCGATCGAACAGCCGCGGCAGATAGCCGACGATGGGCACCCAGACGAGACGCGCCCCGATGACGACCAGCGAAATGATCAGGCCCGGCACGAGGTAGTGCGGCAACTCGTCGGGCGTACTGGTGCGCAGCAGCTTCGCGAACTGCATGCCCAGCAGCACGAAGATCATCGCATTCAACACGAAGATCAGCACTTCCCACACCGTGTTCGACTGCAGGCGGGACTTGGGCGTGATGGCGGTGGACAGATGCTGTCGCACGTACAGTCCCCCCGCCACGCACGCCAGCACCGCGGAGACGTTCAGCGTCTCGGCGATCATCCAGGCGGCATAGGGGGCGGCCAGCAGCAGCAGCGTTTCGACGAGTTCATCACGTGTACGACGCGCGGCGCGGATGAACAGCCATCCCACCAGCAACCCCACGAGCGTGCCCACGCCGGCGTCCACGAAAAAGCGCACGATGGATGCGCCCAGACTGAACACGCCGGTGACGGCCGCCACCACCGCCGACCGGTAGAGCACGAGCGCGGACGCATCGTTGACGAGGCTTTCTCCTTCGAGAATCACGATCACCCGTCGTGGCACGGGCAGGCGTGACACCACCGCCGCCGCGGCCACCGCATCGGGCGGCGAGACGATGGCCCCCAGCGCCACGGCCACGGCCCAGGGCATGCCCGGAAACAATGCCCGGGCCATCCAGGCCACACCCAGTGTGGTGGCCACCACCAGTCCCACCGCCAGCAGCGCGATGGGACGGCGATTGGCCTTGAACTCCCGCAGCGAGGTGAAGTAGGCCGCCGCCCACAGAATCGGTGGCAGGAACACGAAGAAGACCAGGTCGGGCTCGAGCTCCGGCACGGTGACGTCGGGGAGGAACCCGAGCCCCAGCCCGGCGAGCACCTGCAGGACGGGGGCCGGCACGGGCAAACGTCGACCGAACGCCGTCAGGGCGGCGATGAGCGCGACGAACGCGATGCCGAGGAGAATGGGGGAGTGGGAATGCACCTGTGCCAGACCGGGTTTGTGATATCCGCCATCGAAATGTGCGGGATCCGACGGTATTCTGCAGCATGGTACTTCATGGACTTCGATTGGGCAGGATGCTGATGAACAGCATCCTGATGCTCGGCGGGGTGGTGTTTGCCGTGGCCTGCCGTGATTCGGGTACCGCGCCAGGGATGCCTGATCCCGACGACCATGGCACCCTCATCTGGGAAGCCGATGGTGCGAGCCTGATCGCTCCGGTGGTTGTGGAC from Gemmatimonas aurantiaca includes these protein-coding regions:
- a CDS encoding Na+/H+ antiporter; the encoded protein is MHSHSPILLGIAFVALIAALTAFGRRLPVPAPVLQVLAGLGLGFLPDVTVPELEPDLVFFVFLPPILWAAAYFTSLREFKANRRPIALLAVGLVVATTLGVAWMARALFPGMPWAVAVALGAIVSPPDAVAAAAVVSRLPVPRRVIVILEGESLVNDASALVLYRSAVVAAVTGVFSLGASIVRFFVDAGVGTLVGLLVGWLFIRAARRTRDELVETLLLLAAPYAAWMIAETLNVSAVLACVAGGLYVRQHLSTAITPKSRLQSNTVWEVLIFVLNAMIFVLLGMQFAKLLRTSTPDELPHYLVPGLIISLVVIGARLVWVPIVGYLPRLFDRDRARREAVSPKAVMLVAWTSMRGIVSLATALALPLTLADGSAFPFREEVLYVTMSVILVTLVVQGCSLAPIIRAFNFQPETRHHDEEQFARMEALRRASEELEDAAREGALSQTDVTWLRSELRERLEHHRDPQAAHARHHVRSRMREAERRLLVRLRNEGAISDEVLRELEQELDLDALRGDHVDANTDPRQVAAH
- a CDS encoding Zn-dependent hydrolase; this encodes MTISRDEEPMHRRTFLQHAATLAAVLPAAPVAGSVFGAAWGRGRDSADVGSPVAPVRVNGDRLNGWLAQFDRIGRTAGGINRVAYSEADLEGRRFTLDLFRQSGLTPRLDTLGNIIARVPGTDARLAPIMIGSHIDSVTDGGNFDGPVGSFSAIEVARSLAEQRVRLRHALDVVVWQNEEGGTVGSQGFVGLLTEQDLARVARSGKTLREGIRLIGGDPDRIGESVKKKGDVACYMELHIEQGGLLEQGGRQIGVVEGIVGLRWFEVTITGFSNHAGTTPMDQRQDAMLAAARFTVAINEAIRGEPGRQVATVGRVNVTPNTTNVIPGQVVMTIDLRDIDGAKLERFAARFRQIAQEIGEATRTTFAFATNANSQPALSDPRIMDIVQQSAIALGLSHQRMPSGAGHDAQEVAHIAPMGMIFVPSVGGISHSPREFTKPEDVAHGADVLLNAVIAADRALT